The Desulfobaccales bacterium genome segment TGCTGCCGGACCTGGATTTGCTGGGGGATTTCCTCAAGCAGTATTACCGGGAGGGCAGGCCGCTCCCCGACGAGATCCTGCTTCCCCAGGACATTCCCGACCGCCGGCTCCTGGCCCAGGTGCTGAGCGAGCAACGGGGGCGGCCGGTCAGGCTGCTGGCGGTGCCGGGGTTCACCACGCCGGGGCCCTCCCCTGCCCTTTCTCCGGCCCCTGCCCCTGTCGGCCCGGCCTCTGTTACCGCGGCTGACGACTACCGGCGCCTCGTGGCCCTGGCCCAGGAAAACGCCCAGGCTGCGCTGGAGCGCCGTCTCCGGGTTCCCCTCCCCCCCGACGCCCTGGCGGACCTCCAACAGCGCCTGGGACTGCCGGCTCCGCCCCGAAAACTGGCCTGCCTGGACATCTCCACCTTACAGGGCGCCCAGCCGGTGGGGGCCCTGGTCACCTTCACCGACGGCGCCCCGGACAAGAAAGGCTACCGGCGTTTCCGCATCCGGGAGGTGGCGGGTCAGGACGATTATGCCATGCTGGCGGAGGTGGTGAGGCGCCACTTTGGCAAGGAGGAAGCGGACCTGCCGGATCTGCTGGTGGTGGACGGCGGCAAGGGTCAGTTGCAGGCGGTCATGGCCGCCTTAGCGGAGGTGGACCGCCGAGACCTCCCGGTGGTGGCCCTGGCCAAGGAGGGCACCGCCGCCGACGGCCGGCCGGTCAGGGACCGTCTCTTCCTGCCGGGCCGCAAGAACCCCAAATTCCTGCCGGCGGACTCCCCCGGGTGGCTCCTGCTGTTGCGCCTGCGGGACGAGGCCCACCGCTTTGCCGTCACCCACCATCGCCGCCGGGCCCGCCGGGAGCTGCTGGACTCCCACTTAACCCAGATACCTGGAATCGGCCCGGCGCGCCGTCGGGTCCTGCTCTCCCGCTTTGCCAGCTTGGCGGAGCTTCAGGCCGCGGGAGTGGCAGAACTGGCGGCACTGCCCGGCTTCACCCGGCCGGTGGCGGAGCGCCTGCACGCCTGGCTCCAGGGGAAGCGGACCTTGGGTGAGGAAATTGGCGAGAGGGGGGACTTGCTTACCCCCTGATAAGGGGGTGGGGGGTGGGAGATGGGGCCGGGAGTTCTGACCCCTGGCCCCCTCTCCCACGAAACTCGAACCAGGCCGGCCTCAGCGGGGCGGGGCGCCCAAGACCTGGGCCAGGGCACCGGATTCCACCTGCTCCTGGGTGAGGCCGAAACGCCGGTCCCGATGCTGGTAATCCCACAGGGCCTGATGAAATTCCGCTTCCCGGAAGTCCGGCCAATAGGTGTCGGTGAAGTAAAGCTCGGTGTAGGCGGACTGCCAGAGGAGGAAGTTGCTGAGGCGGTATTCGCCGCTGGTGCGGATGAGGAGATCCGGGTCCGGCAGCCCGGCGGTGTAAAGGGCGCCGGAAAAGTGGCTGGCGTCGATCTCCTCGGGGGAGAGGCGCCCCGCCTGCACTTCCCGGGCCAAGGCCTGGACCGCCTGGAGGATTTCGCTGCGGCCGCCGTAGCTCAAGGCCAGGGTGAGGACCATGCCGTTGCCGCTTTGGGTGGCTTCCCGGGTGCGCCGGAGCTCCTCCTGGACGTCGGCGGGGAGACGGGCCAGGTTGCCGATGGCATTGAAGACGATGCCGTTTTCCTGCATCTCCCGGAGTTCCTGGCGGAGGTAGCGCTTCAGGAGGGCCATGAGGGCGCGGATCTCCCGGGTGGGGCGCTGCCAGTTCTCCTCCGAGAAGGCATAGAGGGTGAGATAGCCGATGCCCAGGCGCCGGGCCTCCCGGATGATGGCCCGGGCCGATTCGGCGCCGGCAGCGTGGCCCCGCACCCGGGGATAGCCCCGCTCTTTGGCCCAGCGGCCGTTGCCGTCCATGATGATGGCCACGTGCCGGGGCAGGCGGGCAGGGTCCAGGCTCAGGGAGGAGGGCGGGAGGGGTTTCATGGTGGCGTCAGAAGGACATGATCTCCTTTTCCTTGTCAGCCGCCAGGCCGTCCACCTTCTTGATGAACTCGTCGGTGATCTTCTGCACCTCGTCGGTGGCCCGGTGGGCGTCGTCCTCGGAGACCTGCTTGTCGTTTTTCAGCTTCTTGATCTGCTCGTTGGCGTCCCGGCGGATGTTCCTTAAGGCCACCTTGGCCTCCTCGGCCATCTTCTTCACCATCTTGACCAGCTCTTTTCTGCGCTCGGTGGTGAGGGCCGGGATGGGCAGGCGGATGACCTTGCCGTCATTGGCCGGGGTGAGGCCCAGGTCGGATTTGAGGATGGCCTTCTCGATCTCGCCGATGAGGCTGGTGTCCCAGGGCTGCACGGTGAGCAGCCGGGGTTCCGGCGCCGCCAGCGAGGCTACCTGGGCCAGGGGCATGAGGGAGCCATAGGCCTCCACCTTGATGCCCTCCAGCAGGGCCACCGAGGCCCGGCCGGTGCGCACCCGGGCCAGATCGTGCCCCAGCACCTCCAGGACCTTGGTCATGCGGCGCCGGGTCTCTTCCATCACCTTCTCTTTCATGGGACGTTCTCCACTATGGTACAGATGCCCTGACCGAGCAAAACGTTCACCATATTTCCCGGGGTGAGGAGCTTGAAGACCACGATGGGGAGATTGTGCTCCATGGCCATGGTCACCGCGGTGGAATCCATCACCTTGAGGGACTTCTCCAATACCTCAAAGTAGGTGAGGCGGGGCAGGAACACGGCATCGGGGTCGGTCATGGGGTCCCGGTCGTAGATGCCGTCCACCTTGGTGCCCTTGAAGATGGCCTCGGCCCCGATCTCCGCCGCCCGGAGCGCCCCGGCGGTGTCGGTGGTGAAATAGGGGTTGCCGGTGCCGGCGGCGAAGATCACCACCCGCCCTTTTTCCAGGTGCCGTAAAGCGCGGCGCCGGATGTAAGGCTCCGCCACCTCGTGCATGGCGATGGCGCTCATCACCCGGGTGGGGAGGCCTTCCCGCTCCATGGCGTTTTGCAGGGCCAGGGCGTTGATCACTGTGGCCAGCATGCCCATATAGTCGGCCACCGCCCGGTCCAGCCCCATGGCCTGGGCCGCCAGGCCCCGGAAGATGTTGCCGCCCCCCACCACCACCCCGATCTCCACGTCCAGGGCCTTGGCGGCCTTGATCTCCCGGGCAATGGCCTTCAGGGTGTCAGGGCACAGGCCGAAGGGCTTGGCCCCGGCCAGGGTTTCGCCGCTGACCTTGAGGAGCACCCGGCGGAAACGGGGGGTGGCGGACATGGCTCCTCCTTCAGGCGCCCACCTGGAAGCGCACGAAGCGTTTCACCGTGAGGGGCGCGCCCAGTTTGGCCCCGGCCTCCTCCAGCATCTTGGCCACGGTGAGGTCGGGGTTCTTGACGAAGGCCTGCTCCAGGAGGCAGACCTCCTTGAAGAACTTGTCCAGGCGGCCGCTCACCATCTTTTCGATGATCTTCTCGGGCTTACCCGACTCCCGGGCCTGGGCTTCAAAGATGGCCTTCTCCTTGGCCACCGCTTCGGGGTCCACCTCCTCCCGGCGCACCGCCAGGGGGTTGGTGGCCGCCACCTGCATGGCCAGGTCGTGGGCCACCGCCCGGGCCTCATCGCTCAGAGGGGCCTCCATCTGCAGGAGCACCCCGATCTTGCCGCCGAAGTGGATGTACGAGGCCACCAGGCCGCCCTCCAGGCGCACAAAGCGCCGGATGCGGATATTTTCGCCCAGTTGGCCGATGATCTCGTTGAGATAATCGCCCACGGTGAGCTTGGGGTCCGCAGCCCAGGGGGCGGCGAGGAGGGCCTCCACGTCGGCCACCTCCTGCGTCAAAAGCTGCTCCGCCAGGGTGCGGCCAAAGTCCTGGAAGCTGTCGGTCTTGGCCACAAAGTCGGATTCGCAGTTGACCTCCAGAAGCACTCCGGCGGTGCCGGCGGGGTTGAGGGCGGCCCAGACGGTGCCTTCGCTGGTGGCCCGCTCGGCCCGCTTGGTGGCCACCGCGATGCCTTTCTGGCGCAGATAGGCGATGGCGGCCTCCAGATCGCCGCCGGTCTCCTTCAGGGCCTTTTTACAGTCCATGAAACCGCAGTTGGTTTTTTCTCGCAGGGTCTTTACCAGTTCCGCAGAGATCTCCACGGGTGTCATCCTCCTTGCGTCACAGTCCTAAGGGCGCGGCGCGGCTGAGTGTCCGGCCGCGGTGAGAGTTCCCGGTCCGGCTGAAGACGTTAGGCTTCGGCTTCCAGCTCCTCGGCCGGAGCCGCCACCGTCTCCTCGGGGGGCGGGGCCGCAGGCAGCTCCGTCTCCGGCAGGGCCACCTCCTTGTCCACCATGCCCTGGAGGCGCTCCTCCCGGAGGCGGGCCCCCTCGATGCAGGCATCGGCGATGCGGGAGGTGAGCAGGCGGATGGCCCGGATGGCGTCGTCGTTGCCGGGAATGGGATAGTCAATGATGGTGGGGTCGCAATTGGAATCCACGATGGCCACGATGGGAATACCCATTTTGCGGGCTTCACTCACCGCAATGTTCTCCTTGCGGGGATCCACCACATAAATGAGATCGGGCAGACGGCCCATGTTCTTGATGCCCCCCAGGGCCCGTTCCAGCTTGGCGGCCCGCTTCTCCATCATCAGGATTTCCTTTTTGGGGAAGCGCTTCAGGCTGCCGTCCTCTTTCATGGCCTCAAAGGCCTTGAGCTTGTCAATGGAGCGGGCGATGGTGGCGTAGTTGGTGAGCATGCCCCCCAGCCAGCGGTGATTGACGTAAAACATGCCGCAACGGGTGGCCTCTTCGGCGATGGCGTCCATGGCCTGCTTCTTGGTGCCCACGAACAGGACGATGCCGCCGTCGGCCACCTTCTCCACCACCGTATTGTAGGCGACCTTGAAATACTGGACGGTCTTTTGCAAGTCAATGATGTGGATGCCGTTTCTGGCCCCGAAGATGAAGGGCTGCATCTTGGGGTTCCAACGGCGGGTCTGGTGGCCGAAATGCACCCCGGCCTCCAGCAACTCCTTCATGGTCACGTAAGACATATCTCCTCCTGGTTCAGCCGCCGCTCCGCCGGGCCAGGCCCACCGCCGGGCTTTTGCCCCGGCCGGCACCAGAATTCATAGGCGAAGCGTGTGTCGGTAAATTTTTAAATCTCTTTTATATAACAAGAAATCTTTCCCTTGCCAAGGCAGCGACAAAAAATTTGGGAGAGGGGGCCAGGGGTCGCAACCCCTGCCCCCTCTCCCATCCCCTCTCCCCCAACCCCTTAAAGGGGGTTGGGAGGGGAGCTTGAGGGGAGGGCGGGGGAGCCACCGCTCCCCCGGCCCTTCCCTCAAAAATCACTTTCGCAGTGATATCAGGAAGTCAGCGGGCTTCCGGGTCGGCGGCGGCCAGCTCGCTGAAGCCCAGGTTCCACAAGTCCGGGTTTTTGAGGAGCATCAGGGCCACCGCCAGCCCGGCGGTGAGGCTCCCCAGGGCAAAGGTGGGCTGGACCCCCAGGTGCTGGGCCACCCCGCCGTACAGGAGGCTCCCCACCGGCGTGGAGCCGATGATGATGAGGCCAAAGAGGCTCATGATGCGGCCCCGGAGATGATCCGGCACATTGAGCTGCAGGAGGCTGTTGCCGGTGGAGAGCTGGGTGGTCATGCCAAAGCCGGTCATGGCCATGGCCGGCACCGCCAGCCACAGGTGGCGGCTCAGCGACAGGGCCAGCACTCCCGCCAGGAAGAGAGCGGTGCCGCCCAGGAAAGAGGGCATGGGCGGCCGGTGACGCAGGCGGCGGGCCAAGGACAGCCCGCCCACAAAGGCCCCCAGCCCGCTGGCCGCCATGAGGAGTCCATAGCCCTGGGGGCCGGCCCCCAGCACATCCCGGGCCAGCACCGGGATGAGCACATAGTAGGGATGCCCCAGGATGGAGACCAGGGTCATGAGCAGCAGCACCAGGCGCAGGGCCGGCCGGGCTCTGAGAAAGTCCTTGAGCTCCCGGAAGGCCTGGGCCATGGACACCCGGGGGGGCGAGTCCGCCTGGGGCAGGCGGATCACCGCCAGGGCCACCAGCACCGCCAGGAAGCTCACGGCATTGAGATAGAAGCAGTTGGCCATGCCCACCGCCGCGATGCATACCCCCGCCAGGGCCGGCCCCACCACCCGGGTGCCGTTGAACAAGGTGGAGTTCAGGGCGATGGCGTTGGCCAGGTCGGCTTTTCCCACCAGCTCCACGATGAAGGCCTGGCGGATGGGGATATCGAAGGCCATGGCCGAGCCGGAGAGAAAGACGAGCAGCCCCAGCAGCCACACGGTAATGAGGCGGGCGTCCACCAGAATGCCCAGGGCCACCGCCAGAAGCAGCATGGCCCCCTGGGTGGCGAAGAGGAGGGAGCGCTTGGGATAGCGGTCCGCCGCCACCCCGCCCACGAAGGAAAAGAGGAAGATGGGGAGGGTCTGCAAGGCGCCCATGAGGCCCAGGAAAAAGGCGGAGTCGGTGAGCACCAGGGCCAGCCAGTTCAGGGCCACGGCCTGCATCCAGGAGCCGGTGAGGCTGATGCCCTGACCGGCGTAAAAGAGGCGGAAGTTGCGGTGCCGGAGCGCCGCAAAGGTGTCATTGAGAAATTCGTTCATCGCTGGCTGGCACGGGCCCGAGGGTCAGAGCCCGAAGATTCTCCGCGCATTTCAGCCGAGGGCGGCTCCGGGGAGGGATTGGCGGTTTCATCCGCCACAATCTCCCCATCCCTGAGGGTCAGGCGCCGCCGGGCATAGACCGCCATCTCCGGATCATGGGTCACCATGATGAGGGTGAGGCCCTGGCGGGCGTGGAGCTCCCGGAAGATGCCCATGATGAGGTGGCTGTTGGCCCGATCCAGGTTGCCGGTGGGTTCATCGGCCAAAAGCAAAGGCGGCCGGTTCACCAAGGCCCGGGCAATGGCCACCCGCTGCATCTCCCCGCCGGAGAGCTCGGTGGGGAGGTGCCCGGCCCGGTCTTTGAGGCCCACCAGCTCCAGGACCTCCAGGGCCCGCCGGCGCCGTTCTCCGGCCGGGATGTCAGAATAGAGCAAGGGAAGCTCCACATTCTCCGCCGCCGTGAGCCGGGGCAGGAGAAAAAAACTCTGGAAGACGAAGCCCAGCTTGGTGTTGCGCACCGCCGCCAGCTCGTCGGGGCTGAGGCGCGACACCTCCCGGCCCTCCAGGTAATACTCCCCGCTGGTGGGCCGGTCCAGGCAGCCCAGGATGTAGAGCAGGCTGGATTTGCCGGAGCCCGAGGGGCCCATGATGGCCATGAATTCCCCGGCGGCCACCTCCAGGTCGATGCCTTTGAGCACCGTCATCGGGTGCAGACCCGGGCGATAGACCTTGGTGACCTTGACCAGGCGGATGAGGGGGGTCATGGCCGCTCCCCAGGCAAGAAAGAGGACTCCTGGCGCCTCAGGGGAGGAAACCTGGCGCAACTCCGCCGTTCTGCGTCCTCCCAAGTAAGTCGAGCCGCCATCAGAAGGGCCCCCGAGGGCCTGGGCGGGGTACTGACCGGGCCGGCGCCGTGAGGCTCCCCACCACCACCGGCTGACCCTCCGTCAGTTCCCCCCGGCGGATCTCGGTCCAGGCGCCGTTGTTGAGGCCGGTCTCCACCGGCACGGGTTTTAAGGCCCCCCGCTCCAGGATCCAGACCACCGGGCCCTGGGGCGCCGGCGGGGCCTCTTCCGGCGGCGGCTGGAAGCGCAGGGCGGCATTGGGCACCGCCAGCACCTGCTCGGCTTTGGCCACCTTCAGGCTCACCATGGCCGTCATCCCGGGTTTGAGGAGCAACTGAGGGTTGTCCGCCGAGATCACCACCGTGTAGGTGACCACGTTCTGCACGATCTGGGGGGCCAGACGCACGCTGGTGACCCGGCCCCGGAAGGTGGTGCCCGGGTGGGCGTCCACCGTGAAGGTGGCCTCCTGCCCTTCCTTGACCTTGCCCACCTCCCCTTCATCCACCGCGGTCTCCACCTGCATCTGGGTGAGGTCCCGGGCAATGGTGAACAGGGTGGGGGTCTGGAAGGAGGCGGCCACCGTCTGGCCCACGTCCACGTTCCGGGAGACCACCACGCCGTCCACCGGGGAGGTGATGGCGGTGTATTCCAGGTTGGTGAGGGCCTCCTTATAGGCCGCGGCCGCGGCGGCCACCTGGGCCTGAGCCGCGGCCACATTGGCCTGCTCCGTCTGGCGGCGGGTGTAGGCGTTGTCCAGCTCATCCCGGGCCACCAGGTTTTCCTGCCAGAGTCTCTGATAACGGCGGTAGTCGTTCTCCGCGTCCGCCAGATTGGCCTGGGCCCGGGCCAGATCGGCCCGGGTCTGTTGGTAGCGGGCCCGGGTCTCCGCCACCTTGGCCTCAAAGAGCCGGGGGTCGATGCGGGCCACTACCTGGCCCCTTTTGACCACCGAGTTGTAATCCACGTAGATGTCCACGATCTTGCCGGAGACCTGGGAGCCCACAAGCACCGTGCTCACCGGGTTGACGGTGCCGTTGGCCACCACCGTCTCCTCCAGGGTGAGCCGGGTCACCGGCTGGGTGCTGTATTTCTCCCGGGGACTGCCGGCCCCGCAGCCGGCCGGCAGGAGGGCCAGCCCCAGAATGAGCGCCAGCGGCGCCCCCCATGTGCGCATCAGCCTTTATCCTCTCCCGTCAGGTTCCAGGACCGGGGCCCTCGTGCCCCATCCGGTCCGGCACTTCTGTGGTGTCATTGTAAGAAATGCCGCCCCGGCCTGCAACGAGGGGGGGCGATTTGCCCCGGAGACCGCCGCCGGCCTTGACAATCTCCGGCGCGCCTCTTTATATGATAAGATGCCGCAGGAAGGAGACCCGGATGATCGCCCTCAGACACTTCCTGGAAGCTGTGGCCACGGTGCTCTCGTGGGGCCTGGAGATCTACATGTGGCTCATCATCGCCCGGGCCCTCATCTCCTGGGTCAATCCCGACCCGTACAACCCCATCGTGCGGTTCCTCTACAATGTCACCGAACCGGTGTTGGGGGCCTTGAGGCGACGCTTCCGGCTGTTTTACGGCGGCATGGACTTCTCGCCCCTGGTGGTGCTGGCGATCATCATCTTCCTCAAGGTCTTTCTGGTGCAGACCATCCGGGATTATGCCCGGCTGCTGGGATGATGGCTGATCCCCGGGAGGCCTTCTTTGCCGTCACCTGCCAGGGGTATCTCCTCAGGGTCCAGGCCGTGCCCGGGGCCGGGCGTACCGAGGTGGCGGGGCTCTACGGCGACCGCCTGAAGATCCGCCTGGCCGCGGCGCCGGAGAAAGGGGCCGCCAACCGGGAGCTGGTGGCCTTCCTGGCGGCGCGTCTGGGGGTGCCCACAAAGGCAGTGCGGCTACTCCATGGTGCTGGGAGCCGCACCAAACTGGTGGCGGTGGAGGGCCTGGAGCCCGAGCTTCGGGAGCGCCTCCGGGCACTCCTGCCGGAGGGCCCGGAAACCCCGGGTTGACAAGCTCCGGCGGGATGATAATGGTAAAGATACCTGAAGCTCTTGCCGAGTTTACGGATAAACGAGGAGTTGTGGCAGGGGGATGCCGGACTATTACGAACTTCTGGGGGTGCCGCGCCACGCCGGGCCGGAGGAGATCAAAAGCGCCTACCGCCAGCTGGCCCTGAAATACCACCCCGACCGTAATCCCGGCAACAAGGAGGCCGAGGAGAAATTCAAGCAGATCTCGGAGGCCTACCAGGTCCTGTCGGACCCGGAACGGCGCCACCTCTATGATTTATACGGCGAGGCTGCCCTCCACGGCATGGATCTGGGCGGCTTCGGCGCGTTTGACGACCTCTTCCGGGGCTTCGGCGACATCTTCGAGGACTTCTTCAGCTTCGGCCGCAGCCGCCGCCGGGGCCCCAGTCCGCAGCCCGGGGCGGATTTGCGGCACCGGGTCACCTTGACCTTGGAGGAAGTGCTTCGGGGGGTGGACAAGGAGCTGGTCATCACCCGGAGGGTGGCCTGCCAGGCCTGCCAGGGGAGCGGCATTTCGGCGGGCTCCCAGCGCGCCACCTGCAGCCGCTGCCAGGGCCGGGGCCAGGTGGCCAGCCAGCGGGGCATGCTCCGGGTCTTCACCACCTGTCCGGCCTGCCGGGGCGAAGGCACGGTGGTCTCCCAGCCCTGCGGGGCCTGCCGCGGCACCGGCACCGTCCGGGAAGAAAAGAAGATGCAGGTGCGCATCCCCCCCGGAGTGGACGAGGGCACCCGGTTGCGCCTCCGGGGCGAAGGCGAGGCCGGACGTTACGGCGGCCCGCCTGGGGACCTGTACATCGAAATCAAGGTGGCC includes the following:
- the uvrC gene encoding excinuclease ABC subunit UvrC yields the protein MEKPSPYPVLTALLPQVPRKPGVYLFKDAGGRVLYVGKAANLRHRLGSYLKAPEQHDPKTALMLKKIREVQYLLTATEREALILERNLIKEHRPRYNIELRDDKNFLCLRLDLKEDFPALRFVRRFAPDGALYFGPYAHAAQARETVRLMKQVFGIRTCKGSRLVPRSRPCLNAQVGRCLGPCAGLVSREDYRRAVLQAVQFLKGRGRSLLAGLKREMAAAAQALEFEKAARLRDRIEAVRQTLERQGMARPHFKDQDVLGVAREGSRGLILVLLVRQGLVVGSQEYYFPDLLPDLDLLGDFLKQYYREGRPLPDEILLPQDIPDRRLLAQVLSEQRGRPVRLLAVPGFTTPGPSPALSPAPAPVGPASVTAADDYRRLVALAQENAQAALERRLRVPLPPDALADLQQRLGLPAPPRKLACLDISTLQGAQPVGALVTFTDGAPDKKGYRRFRIREVAGQDDYAMLAEVVRRHFGKEEADLPDLLVVDGGKGQLQAVMAALAEVDRRDLPVVALAKEGTAADGRPVRDRLFLPGRKNPKFLPADSPGWLLLLRLRDEAHRFAVTHHRRRARRELLDSHLTQIPGIGPARRRVLLSRFASLAELQAAGVAELAALPGFTRPVAERLHAWLQGKRTLGEEIGERGDLLTP
- a CDS encoding isoprenyl transferase, with amino-acid sequence MKPLPPSSLSLDPARLPRHVAIIMDGNGRWAKERGYPRVRGHAAGAESARAIIREARRLGIGYLTLYAFSEENWQRPTREIRALMALLKRYLRQELREMQENGIVFNAIGNLARLPADVQEELRRTREATQSGNGMVLTLALSYGGRSEILQAVQALAREVQAGRLSPEEIDASHFSGALYTAGLPDPDLLIRTSGEYRLSNFLLWQSAYTELYFTDTYWPDFREAEFHQALWDYQHRDRRFGLTQEQVESGALAQVLGAPPR
- the frr gene encoding ribosome recycling factor; translation: MKEKVMEETRRRMTKVLEVLGHDLARVRTGRASVALLEGIKVEAYGSLMPLAQVASLAAPEPRLLTVQPWDTSLIGEIEKAILKSDLGLTPANDGKVIRLPIPALTTERRKELVKMVKKMAEEAKVALRNIRRDANEQIKKLKNDKQVSEDDAHRATDEVQKITDEFIKKVDGLAADKEKEIMSF
- the pyrH gene encoding UMP kinase, which encodes MSATPRFRRVLLKVSGETLAGAKPFGLCPDTLKAIAREIKAAKALDVEIGVVVGGGNIFRGLAAQAMGLDRAVADYMGMLATVINALALQNAMEREGLPTRVMSAIAMHEVAEPYIRRRALRHLEKGRVVIFAAGTGNPYFTTDTAGALRAAEIGAEAIFKGTKVDGIYDRDPMTDPDAVFLPRLTYFEVLEKSLKVMDSTAVTMAMEHNLPIVVFKLLTPGNMVNVLLGQGICTIVENVP
- the tsf gene encoding translation elongation factor Ts, with the protein product MTPVEISAELVKTLREKTNCGFMDCKKALKETGGDLEAAIAYLRQKGIAVATKRAERATSEGTVWAALNPAGTAGVLLEVNCESDFVAKTDSFQDFGRTLAEQLLTQEVADVEALLAAPWAADPKLTVGDYLNEIIGQLGENIRIRRFVRLEGGLVASYIHFGGKIGVLLQMEAPLSDEARAVAHDLAMQVAATNPLAVRREEVDPEAVAKEKAIFEAQARESGKPEKIIEKMVSGRLDKFFKEVCLLEQAFVKNPDLTVAKMLEEAGAKLGAPLTVKRFVRFQVGA
- the rpsB gene encoding 30S ribosomal protein S2; the protein is MSYVTMKELLEAGVHFGHQTRRWNPKMQPFIFGARNGIHIIDLQKTVQYFKVAYNTVVEKVADGGIVLFVGTKKQAMDAIAEEATRCGMFYVNHRWLGGMLTNYATIARSIDKLKAFEAMKEDGSLKRFPKKEILMMEKRAAKLERALGGIKNMGRLPDLIYVVDPRKENIAVSEARKMGIPIVAIVDSNCDPTIIDYPIPGNDDAIRAIRLLTSRIADACIEGARLREERLQGMVDKEVALPETELPAAPPPEETVAAPAEELEAEA
- a CDS encoding MFS transporter produces the protein MNEFLNDTFAALRHRNFRLFYAGQGISLTGSWMQAVALNWLALVLTDSAFFLGLMGALQTLPIFLFSFVGGVAADRYPKRSLLFATQGAMLLLAVALGILVDARLITVWLLGLLVFLSGSAMAFDIPIRQAFIVELVGKADLANAIALNSTLFNGTRVVGPALAGVCIAAVGMANCFYLNAVSFLAVLVALAVIRLPQADSPPRVSMAQAFRELKDFLRARPALRLVLLLMTLVSILGHPYYVLIPVLARDVLGAGPQGYGLLMAASGLGAFVGGLSLARRLRHRPPMPSFLGGTALFLAGVLALSLSRHLWLAVPAMAMTGFGMTTQLSTGNSLLQLNVPDHLRGRIMSLFGLIIIGSTPVGSLLYGGVAQHLGVQPTFALGSLTAGLAVALMLLKNPDLWNLGFSELAAADPEAR
- a CDS encoding ABC transporter ATP-binding protein; this translates as MTPLIRLVKVTKVYRPGLHPMTVLKGIDLEVAAGEFMAIMGPSGSGKSSLLYILGCLDRPTSGEYYLEGREVSRLSPDELAAVRNTKLGFVFQSFFLLPRLTAAENVELPLLYSDIPAGERRRRALEVLELVGLKDRAGHLPTELSGGEMQRVAIARALVNRPPLLLADEPTGNLDRANSHLIMGIFRELHARQGLTLIMVTHDPEMAVYARRRLTLRDGEIVADETANPSPEPPSAEMRGESSGSDPRARASQR
- a CDS encoding efflux RND transporter periplasmic adaptor subunit gives rise to the protein MRTWGAPLALILGLALLPAGCGAGSPREKYSTQPVTRLTLEETVVANGTVNPVSTVLVGSQVSGKIVDIYVDYNSVVKRGQVVARIDPRLFEAKVAETRARYQQTRADLARAQANLADAENDYRRYQRLWQENLVARDELDNAYTRRQTEQANVAAAQAQVAAAAAAYKEALTNLEYTAITSPVDGVVVSRNVDVGQTVAASFQTPTLFTIARDLTQMQVETAVDEGEVGKVKEGQEATFTVDAHPGTTFRGRVTSVRLAPQIVQNVVTYTVVISADNPQLLLKPGMTAMVSLKVAKAEQVLAVPNAALRFQPPPEEAPPAPQGPVVWILERGALKPVPVETGLNNGAWTEIRRGELTEGQPVVVGSLTAPARSVPRPGPRGPF
- a CDS encoding YggT family protein; translation: MIALRHFLEAVATVLSWGLEIYMWLIIARALISWVNPDPYNPIVRFLYNVTEPVLGALRRRFRLFYGGMDFSPLVVLAIIIFLKVFLVQTIRDYARLLG
- a CDS encoding DUF167 domain-containing protein, producing MMADPREAFFAVTCQGYLLRVQAVPGAGRTEVAGLYGDRLKIRLAAAPEKGAANRELVAFLAARLGVPTKAVRLLHGAGSRTKLVAVEGLEPELRERLRALLPEGPETPG
- the dnaJ gene encoding molecular chaperone DnaJ, with translation MPDYYELLGVPRHAGPEEIKSAYRQLALKYHPDRNPGNKEAEEKFKQISEAYQVLSDPERRHLYDLYGEAALHGMDLGGFGAFDDLFRGFGDIFEDFFSFGRSRRRGPSPQPGADLRHRVTLTLEEVLRGVDKELVITRRVACQACQGSGISAGSQRATCSRCQGRGQVASQRGMLRVFTTCPACRGEGTVVSQPCGACRGTGTVREEKKMQVRIPPGVDEGTRLRLRGEGEAGRYGGPPGDLYIEIKVAPHPLFTLQGKNLVYRATLSFVAAALGTQITVPTLEGEATVAIPPGTQNGAVFTLPGQGLPEVRNHHRGDLLVEVHLKTPTHLTPRQAELLQEFLRLQEESPPRDKPARNRRGA